The genomic segment GCGCGCGCGAGCGCCGATATCGCCGAGGGGCTGGCGCGGCTGACCGCCTTCATGGCCTCTCGCTGAGACGCGCGCCCCGCGCTATAGTGGCGCAAACGGGGTCAACCGGACAGGCAGATGAAACGGATTTTCGCGGCACTCGCGCTGGGGTTCCTGGCGTTTTTCGGGGCTCTGACGGGCGCGCGCGCCGAAGAGCTCGCAGCGCTGGCGCGGCTCGAGCCCGCGCGCTCGGCGATCGTGGCGCAAGGCGCCGCGACCGAGATCACGCTCGGGCTGAGCCAGCCGGTGCCGTTTCGCGCCTATCTGCTCGACAGCCCGCGCCGCCTCGTGGTGGATTTCCGCGAGGTCGATTTCTCCGCGACCCGCGCGGAGGCGCTCGCCCCCGCCGGCGCGGTCGCGACCCTGCGCTGGGGCCGGTTCCGGCCCGGCTGGTCGCGGCTCGTGGCCGAGCTCAACACCCCCGTCGAGATCGCCGAAGCGGTGGAGCTGACTGAGCCCGGCGCCGCGCAGGTGCGCCTGCGGCTCCTGCCGGTGGCCGAGGAGGAGTTCGCCACCCGTGTCGGCGCGCCCTCCTCCGCGCTCTGGGATCTGCCGCAACCCGCCGCGACCGAGCCCCCCCACCGCCGCCAGGACGGCACCCGCCCGCTGCGCGTGGTGCTCGACCCGGGCCACGGCGGCATCGACCCGGGCGCCGAATCCGGCGCGCAATCGGAGGCGGTTCTGGTGCTGACCTTCGCGCGCGCGCTCAAAGAGGCGCTGACGCGGGCGGGCGTCGAGGTGGTGATGACGCGCGAGGAGGATGTCTTCGTGCCGCTCGAAACCCGGATCACGGTGGCGCGCGCAACCGGGGCGGATCTGCTGCTGTCGCTGCATGCCGATGCGCTGCCCGAGGGCGAGGCGACCGGCGCCACCGTCTATCACCTCGCCGAAACCGCCGAGACCGCCGCGACGCAAAAACTCACCGAGCGCCATGACCGCGACGATCTGCTCTCCGGGGTGGATCTCGCCGGCCATGACGATGCGGTGGCGATGGTGCTGATGGATCTGGCGCGCACCGAGACCCAGCCGCGCAGCCTGCGCCTTGCGCAAACCCTTGCCGGCGCGATCAAATCCGAAGGGCTCAAGATGCACAAACATGCCGTGCAGGGGGCGAATTTCTCGGTGCTGAAATCGCCCGACATCCCCTCGGCGCTGCTCGAACTGGGCTTTCTCTCCTCCGAGGCCGACCGCCAGCGCCTGCTCGATGACGCATGGCGGGCCCGCATGGCGCAGGCCGCGGCGCAAGGCGTGATGACCTGGGCGCAAGCCGATGCCGCCGAGGCGCGCCTCTTGCGCCAGTAACCCCGGGCCGAGCGGCGAAGGGGGCTCTGCCCCCTCTGCCTGCGGCATTCACCCCCGGGATATTTTCACATCGTTGAAGGGGAAAAGCCCCTCCTTCAATGATGTCCAAATATCCTCGGGGGTCCGGGGGCAGACAGCCCCCGGCGCAAGTCACTTGGCGATCCGGTCGAGGATCCGCGCCCAGGAGCGGATGCCCTTGTGGAAGCTCTTCACGTCGTATTTCTCGTTCGGGCTGTGGATCGCGTCATCGTCATTGGCGTAGCCGATCAGCATCGCATCCATCCCGAGGATCGACTTGAAGTAATAGGCGATCGGGATCGAGCCGCCCATGCCGACGATCACCGCCTCGCGGTTCCATTCCTCCGAGAGCGCCTGCCGCGCGGCCTCGAATTCGGGGCGCGAGGTATCCATCACCGCCGCGGGGGCGCCGTCGAGATCGCTGTCCCAGGTGATGCGCGCATCGGTGGGCAGCCGCGCCTCGACATGGGCGCGCAGCTTGCGCCGCACATCGCCCGGCTCCATCGCGCCGACGAGCCGACAGGTGATCTTGCAATGCGCCTCGGCCGGGATCACGGTTTTCGACCCCGCGCCCTGATAGCCGCCCCAGAGCCCGTTGATCTCGAGCGTGGGCCGCGCCCATTGCTGCTCGAGCGCGGAATAGCCCGCCTCGCCATGCGCGACCGTCATCCCGGCATGGCCGAGATAGGCCGCCTCGTCGAAGCCGCAGGCCTCCCACTGGCGCTTGAGCTCGGCCGGCACCTCGGCGACGCCCTCGTAAAAGCCCTCGACCGCGACCCGGCCCGCCTCATCATGGAAGCTCGCGATCAGCTTCGAGATTTCGCGCAAGGGGTTCAGCGCCGGGCCGCCGTAATGGCCCGAATGCAGGTCGATCCGCGGCCCGTGGAGGGTGAATTCCTCCTTCAGCATGCCGCGCAGCTGCCCCGCGATCGAGGGCACGCCGGGCGAGACCATCGAGGTATCGCAGATCAGCGCGAGGTCACAGGCGAGCTCGTCGCGGTTGGCCTCGAGGAACGGAATGAGCGAGGGCGAACCCGATTCCTCCTCCCCCTCGAAGAAGATCGTCAGGTTGCCGGGCAGCGTGCCGGTCACATCCTTGTAAGCGCGGCAGGCCTCGAGGAAGGTCATCAGCTGGCCCTTGTCATCGGAGGAGCCGCGCCCGCGGATCACCGGGCCGTTCGGGCCCTCCTCGATCGCGGGCTCAAACGGCGGCCGATCCCACAGCGTGAGCGGATCGACCGGCTGCACATCATAATGGCCGTAAAAGAGCAGATGCGGCCCCGGCCCTTCATGGCGCGCCACCACCATCGGGTGCCCCGGCACCCTCCGTTTCTCGGCCTTGAAACCGAGCGAATTCAACTCGGTAACGAGCCAGTCGGCGGCGCTCTCGCACTCTGCCTTATAGGCCGGATCGGTGGAGATCGACGGGATGCGCAGGAGCGTCATCAGCCGCTCCATCGCTTCGGGCAAGCTCTCGTCGATCCGGGTCAAAACGCTTTCGAGGGTCATGGTCTTCTCCTTGTCTTGGCCAGACCCTAGCACCCCGCGCGCCACTGTCCAGCGCAGCCCTGCCCTGCATTTCGAGACAGATCCGCCGCCCCGATTTCAATCCGCGACATTTTTGCGCTCCCTTTTTATGAGTTTGACCTTTATCAATGCCCGACGCGAACCGGGCCGGTATGGCTCACCCCAGCGAACTTTGGCGAGGGAAACGACATGGACTACAATCACGCACTCGATACCGCGATCCAACGGCTGCACGACGAAGGCCGCTATCGCGTTTTCATCGATATCGAGCGTGAGAAGGGCGCCTATCCGAAAGCGGAATGGACCCGTCCCGACGGCAGCCGCAAGGAGATCACCATCTGGTGCGGCAACGATTACCTCGGCATGGGCCAGCACCCCGCCGTCCTCGCCGCCATGCATGAGGCGCTCGACGCCACCGGCGCGGGCTCGGGCGGCACGCGCAACATCTCGGGCACCACGGTTTATCACAAGCGCCTCGAGGCGGAGCTGGCCGATCTGCATGGCAAGGAAGCCGCGCTCGTCTTCTCCTCGGCCTATATCGCCAATGACGCGACGCTCTCGACGCTGCACAAGCTGTTCCCCGGGCTGATCATCTATTCCGACGAGCTCAACCACGCCTCGATGATCGAGGGCATCAAGCGCAACGGCGGCGCCAAGCGCATCTTCCGCCACAATGACACCGCCCATCTGCGCGAACTCTTGGCCGCCGATGACCCGCAGGCGCCGAAGCTGATCGCCTTTGAATCGGTCTATTCGATGGATGGCGATTTCGGCCCGATCTCGGCGATCTGCGATCTGGCGCAGGAATTCAACGCGCTGACCTATCTCGACGAGGTCCATGCGGTGGGCATGTATGGCCCGCGCGGCGCCGGGCTTGCCGAGAAGCTCGGCGAAATGGGCCGCATCGACATCTTCAACGGCACGCTCGGCAAGGCGTTTGGCGTTTTCGGCGGCTATATCGCGGCCTCGGAAAAGATGGTCGACGCGATCCGCTCCTATGCGCCGGGCTTCATCTTCACCACCTCGCTGCCGCCGGTGGTGGCCGCCGGTGCCGCCGCCTCGATCGCGTTTCTCAAGACCGCCGAGGGGCAGAAGCTGCGCGATGCGCAACAGCTCCACGCCAAGGTGCTGAAAATGCGCCTCAAGGCGCTCGGCATGCCGATCATCGACCACGGCTCGCATATCGTGCCGGTGGTGATCGGCGACCCGGTGCATACCAAGGCGCTCTCCGACATGCTGCTCGAGGAATTCGGCGTCTACGTCCAGCCGATCAACTTCCCGACCGTGCCGCGCGGCACCGAGCGGCTGCGCTTCACGCCCTCGCCGGTGCACGATCTGGGGCAGATCGACCACCTCGTGCATGCGATGGATGCGCTCTGGTCGCGCTGTGCGCTGAATCGCGCCGAAGCCTCGGCCTGAGCCGCGTTCTGCGGGTGCACGGCTCTCTGGCTTGTGATAAACAGCGGCTAAGGATCACGGGCTTGGGGGCCCGAATCGTCCACCATTAGCGTTTGAGGCAGGGACAGGCACATGATCGGGCGGAGGAGCAAACCTTCGACGCAGGTTGAGGACAAGCCGAAAGGCTTCGACGATTTCGAGCTCAAGCTCGGCGACCTGATGCGCGGCGAGCGTGCAACGCTCGCGAAATCCCTTCTGGATGTGCAGCGCGAGCTGCGCATCAAGGCCGCCTATATCGCCGCGATCGAAAGCGGCGATGTCGCGGCCTTCGAGACCCCCTCCTTCATCGCGGGCTATGTGCGCTCCTACGCGCGCTATCTCGGCATGGACCCGGATTGGGCCTTCGCGCGGTTCTGCGCCGAATCGGGCTTCCAGCCGACCCATGGCATGGCGCCCGCCGCCTCGGGCCCGAAACCGCAGCGCCGCCCCGCCGAAGTGGCCGAGGCGCTGGCCAATCCGAACGCCTCCTTCATCCCGCGCGGCCAGGCCTTCTGGACGAAGATCGAACCGCGCGCGGTAGGCTCGGTGCTGGTGCTGGCGCTGCTCGCGGGCGGCATCGGCTACGGCGGCTGGTCGGTCCTGCAAGAGGTCCAGCGCGTGCAGCTCGCCCCCGTCGATCAGGCGCCGGGCGTGGTGGCCGAGCTCGACCCGCTCGCCGCGGCGCAGCCCGCCGAGACCGAGACCGAGACCGCCTCGGCCGAGGACAGCCTGCCCGAGCTCCCCTCCGCCGAAGCGCTCGACCGGATCTATCGCCCGGCCGCGCTCGACACCCCGGTTCTGATCGCCCGCGATGGCCCGATCGCCGCGATCGACCCGGCGCAGGCGGGGCTCCTCGTCGGCACCGGCGCCGCGGCCCCCGCCGCGCCCGCCGGCAACTCGATCGAGATGGCGCTCGCCGAAGCCGGCGAAAGCGCCCTGCCCTCCGGCCCCGCGGTCGTGCGCACGCTCGGCGCCGAGGCGCCCGAGGTCGAAGTGCTCGCCGTCCGGCCCTCCTGGGTGCGGATCTCGGCAGCCGACGGCACGGTGATCTTCGAGAAGGTCATGGATGCGGGCGAACGCTTCGCGCTGCCCAAACTCGCCGAAGCGCCGCAGATGCGCACCGGCGAATCCGGCGCGATCTATTTCGCGGTGAATGGCGTCGCGCATGGCCCGGTCGGCGCGCGCGGCGAGGTCACCAAGGGCATCGTGCTCTCCGCCGAGGCGCTCAGCGCGAAATATGCCGCCGCCGACATGGCCTCGGACAGCGATCTGGCCAAGATGGTCGCGGTTGCCGACAGCGGCGCCCCGGTGCCGGTCGAATAACCTTCCGCGCGCCGCGCTCTGCCAGCCGTTGCCCTCGGGCGACGGCTGTCCTATGTCTGGGGCGGCTCAGTGTCGGAGGCTCCATATGTCGCTCAACCCCGTTCGCCCGTGGCGCAATATCTACCGCCGCACCTCGCGTCAGATCATGGTCGGGCGCGTGCCCGTGGGCGGCGATGCGCCGATCTCGGTGCAGACGATGACCAACACCGACACCTCCGACGTCAAGGCGACGCTCGATCAGGTGCTGCGCGCGGCCGATGTCGGCGCCGATATCGTGCGCGTGTCGACCCCCGATGAGGCCTCGACCCGCGCGCTGAAGGAGATCTGCCGCGAGAGCCCGGTGCCGATCGTGGCCGATATCCATTTCCACTACAAACGCGCGATCGAGGCGGCCGAGGCGGGCGCGGCCTGCCTGCGCATCAACCCCGGCAATATCGGCGATGCGACCCGCGTGCGCGAGGTGATCCGCGCCGCCAAGGACCACGGCTGCTCGATCCGCATCGGCGTGAACGCGGGCTCGCTCGAGAAACATCTGCTCGAGAAATATGGCGAGCCCTGCCCCGAGGCGATGGTCGAAAGCGGGCTCGACCATATCAAGATCCTGCAAGACAACGATTTTCATGAGTTCAAGATCTCGGTGAAGGCCTCCGACGTGTTCCTCGCCGCGGCCGCCTATCAGGCGCTGGCCGAGGCCACCGACGCGCCGATCCACCTCGGCATCACCGAGGCTGGCGGGCTGATGTCGGGCACGGTGAAATCCGCGATCGGGCTGGGCAACCTGTTGTGGATGGGGATCGGCGACACGATCCGCGTGAGCCTCTCGGCCGATCCGGTCGAGGAGGTCAAGGTCGGCTACGAGATCCTGAAATCGCTCGGCCTGCGCACGCGCGGCGTGCAGATCATCTCCTGCCCCTCCTGCGCGCGGCAGGGCTTTGACGTGATCAAGACCGTCGAGGCGCTGGAAAAACGCCTCGAGCATATCAAGACGCCGATGAGCCTGTCGATCATCGGCTGCGTGGTGAACGGCCCGGGCGAGGCGCTGATGACCGATATCGGCTTCACCGGCGGCGGTGCGGGGTCGGGCATGGTCTATCTGGCCGGCAAACAGGACCACAAACTCTCCAATGACAAGATGATCGACCATATCGTCGAGCTCGTCGAGAAACGCGCCGCCGCCATCGAGGCCGAGGAAAGCGCCAAGGGCTGAGCGCGCGGGTTCCCGCCGAGACCCTGAAAACATCGTGACCGCCCGGGCCGGAACCTCTCCGCCCGGGCGGTGTTCTTTCCCCATAGGGCGCGGCGCCCGAACGGCCCGCGCGAAAGTGAGGAGAAAGACCATGACCCTTCGGAACACCCTGCTGCCGCTGACCTTGGCCGGCGTGATGATCGCGGGCTCGGCCTCGGCCTTCGAGGCGGTGACCACCGAGCCCTCGAACCTGCGCGCGGGCCCGAGCGCCGAGACCGCCGTGCTGACCGGGCTGAACGCCCAGACCGCGCTCGAGGTGAACGGCTGTCTCGATACCCGCGACTGGTGCGAGGTGAAGACCGGCGGCCAGATGGGCTGGCTGCGCGGCACCGAGATCGCGGTGAAATCGGGCGATGCGATCATCCCCCTCTCCGATGGGCCGAAGGATCTGACCGTGAAAACCGTGACTTACGTCGACAAGGCCGAGCATGAAGAGCATGAGGGCGCAACCGCCGCCGGCATGACCGCCGGCGCCGCCGTGGCCGCCACCGCGGTCGGCGGCCCGGCGGCGATGATCGCCGGCGCGATCATCGGCGGCTCGCTCGGCGCGGCGGCGAGCGTGCCCGACGAACAGGTCGTGACCTATGTCGAGGCGCATCCGGTCGACCCGATCTATCTCGAGGGCGAAGTGACCGCCGGCGCGATCCTGCCCGAGACCGTGACCCTCGTCCCGGTGCCCGACACCACCTACGCCTATCTCAACGTCAACGACCGGCCGGTGCTCGTCGAGCCGGAGACGCGCCAGATCCTCTATGTGGTGAACTGAGCCTTGGGGAGGCCGGACCTCGCGCCCG from the Rhodobacter xanthinilyticus genome contains:
- a CDS encoding N-acetylmuramoyl-L-alanine amidase; the encoded protein is MKRIFAALALGFLAFFGALTGARAEELAALARLEPARSAIVAQGAATEITLGLSQPVPFRAYLLDSPRRLVVDFREVDFSATRAEALAPAGAVATLRWGRFRPGWSRLVAELNTPVEIAEAVELTEPGAAQVRLRLLPVAEEEFATRVGAPSSALWDLPQPAATEPPHRRQDGTRPLRVVLDPGHGGIDPGAESGAQSEAVLVLTFARALKEALTRAGVEVVMTREEDVFVPLETRITVARATGADLLLSLHADALPEGEATGATVYHLAETAETAATQKLTERHDRDDLLSGVDLAGHDDAVAMVLMDLARTETQPRSLRLAQTLAGAIKSEGLKMHKHAVQGANFSVLKSPDIPSALLELGFLSSEADRQRLLDDAWRARMAQAAAQGVMTWAQADAAEARLLRQ
- a CDS encoding M20/M25/M40 family metallo-hydrolase — its product is MTLESVLTRIDESLPEAMERLMTLLRIPSISTDPAYKAECESAADWLVTELNSLGFKAEKRRVPGHPMVVARHEGPGPHLLFYGHYDVQPVDPLTLWDRPPFEPAIEEGPNGPVIRGRGSSDDKGQLMTFLEACRAYKDVTGTLPGNLTIFFEGEEESGSPSLIPFLEANRDELACDLALICDTSMVSPGVPSIAGQLRGMLKEEFTLHGPRIDLHSGHYGGPALNPLREISKLIASFHDEAGRVAVEGFYEGVAEVPAELKRQWEACGFDEAAYLGHAGMTVAHGEAGYSALEQQWARPTLEINGLWGGYQGAGSKTVIPAEAHCKITCRLVGAMEPGDVRRKLRAHVEARLPTDARITWDSDLDGAPAAVMDTSRPEFEAARQALSEEWNREAVIVGMGGSIPIAYYFKSILGMDAMLIGYANDDDAIHSPNEKYDVKSFHKGIRSWARILDRIAK
- the hemA gene encoding 5-aminolevulinate synthase, whose protein sequence is MDYNHALDTAIQRLHDEGRYRVFIDIEREKGAYPKAEWTRPDGSRKEITIWCGNDYLGMGQHPAVLAAMHEALDATGAGSGGTRNISGTTVYHKRLEAELADLHGKEAALVFSSAYIANDATLSTLHKLFPGLIIYSDELNHASMIEGIKRNGGAKRIFRHNDTAHLRELLAADDPQAPKLIAFESVYSMDGDFGPISAICDLAQEFNALTYLDEVHAVGMYGPRGAGLAEKLGEMGRIDIFNGTLGKAFGVFGGYIAASEKMVDAIRSYAPGFIFTTSLPPVVAAGAAASIAFLKTAEGQKLRDAQQLHAKVLKMRLKALGMPIIDHGSHIVPVVIGDPVHTKALSDMLLEEFGVYVQPINFPTVPRGTERLRFTPSPVHDLGQIDHLVHAMDALWSRCALNRAEASA
- a CDS encoding helix-turn-helix domain-containing protein, coding for MIGRRSKPSTQVEDKPKGFDDFELKLGDLMRGERATLAKSLLDVQRELRIKAAYIAAIESGDVAAFETPSFIAGYVRSYARYLGMDPDWAFARFCAESGFQPTHGMAPAASGPKPQRRPAEVAEALANPNASFIPRGQAFWTKIEPRAVGSVLVLALLAGGIGYGGWSVLQEVQRVQLAPVDQAPGVVAELDPLAAAQPAETETETASAEDSLPELPSAEALDRIYRPAALDTPVLIARDGPIAAIDPAQAGLLVGTGAAAPAAPAGNSIEMALAEAGESALPSGPAVVRTLGAEAPEVEVLAVRPSWVRISAADGTVIFEKVMDAGERFALPKLAEAPQMRTGESGAIYFAVNGVAHGPVGARGEVTKGIVLSAEALSAKYAAADMASDSDLAKMVAVADSGAPVPVE
- the ispG gene encoding flavodoxin-dependent (E)-4-hydroxy-3-methylbut-2-enyl-diphosphate synthase, encoding MSLNPVRPWRNIYRRTSRQIMVGRVPVGGDAPISVQTMTNTDTSDVKATLDQVLRAADVGADIVRVSTPDEASTRALKEICRESPVPIVADIHFHYKRAIEAAEAGAACLRINPGNIGDATRVREVIRAAKDHGCSIRIGVNAGSLEKHLLEKYGEPCPEAMVESGLDHIKILQDNDFHEFKISVKASDVFLAAAAYQALAEATDAPIHLGITEAGGLMSGTVKSAIGLGNLLWMGIGDTIRVSLSADPVEEVKVGYEILKSLGLRTRGVQIISCPSCARQGFDVIKTVEALEKRLEHIKTPMSLSIIGCVVNGPGEALMTDIGFTGGGAGSGMVYLAGKQDHKLSNDKMIDHIVELVEKRAAAIEAEESAKG
- a CDS encoding DUF1236 domain-containing protein, which translates into the protein MTLRNTLLPLTLAGVMIAGSASAFEAVTTEPSNLRAGPSAETAVLTGLNAQTALEVNGCLDTRDWCEVKTGGQMGWLRGTEIAVKSGDAIIPLSDGPKDLTVKTVTYVDKAEHEEHEGATAAGMTAGAAVAATAVGGPAAMIAGAIIGGSLGAAASVPDEQVVTYVEAHPVDPIYLEGEVTAGAILPETVTLVPVPDTTYAYLNVNDRPVLVEPETRQILYVVN